One window of the Natrinema sp. CBA1119 genome contains the following:
- a CDS encoding Lrp/AsnC family transcriptional regulator yields MVDDPLDNLDRRILHLLQIDARGASDTSIADETDVTGTTVHNRIQQLEDQGVILGYNPEINYERAGYPMRVLFICSIDLSKRSEMAEKALDVRGVVNVREMLAGEENLHIEVVAEGTSDVKESTEQLDELGLQIMSSNILAEEHIQPWNHFHQEMAGEDAETPSEIGSDEE; encoded by the coding sequence ATGGTCGATGATCCACTCGACAACCTCGACCGCCGTATCTTGCACTTGCTCCAGATAGACGCCCGTGGTGCCAGCGACACGTCCATTGCCGACGAAACTGACGTTACCGGGACGACCGTCCACAATCGAATCCAGCAACTGGAAGACCAAGGGGTCATTCTCGGATACAACCCGGAAATCAATTACGAGCGGGCAGGCTATCCGATGCGCGTTCTGTTTATTTGCTCAATCGACCTCTCCAAGCGATCAGAAATGGCGGAGAAAGCCCTCGATGTACGGGGTGTCGTTAACGTCCGGGAGATGCTGGCCGGTGAGGAGAATCTCCACATCGAAGTCGTAGCCGAAGGGACATCCGATGTCAAGGAAAGCACCGAACAGTTAGACGAACTGGGTCTACAGATCATGAGCAGCAATATCTTAGCGGAGGAACACATCCAGCCATGGAATCACTTCCACCAAGAGATGGCCGGCGAAGACGCCGAGACTCCCTCGGAGATCGGCTCCGACGAAGAATAG
- the rqcH gene encoding ribosome rescue protein RqcH, with translation MDPKRELTSVDLAALVGELGAYEGAKLDKAYLYGDDLVRLKMRDFDRGRTELIIEVGETKRAHTVAPERVPDAPGRPPQFAMMLRNRLSGADFAGVEQYEFDRILEFVFERDDGTTRIIVELFGQGNIAVTDGEYEVIDCLETVRLKSRTVVPGSRYEFPDSRTNPLTISREAFDHEMNDSDTDVVRTLATQLNFGGFYAEELCTRAGVEKGLDIPDADEDVYDRLYEAIERLALDIRNGNFDPRLYLEGGDEDDEDAENGPDGNVDDAATGDADATDAHVVDVTPFPLEERSGLAAEPYDSFLSALDDYFFRLELDDEEEPDPTDQRPDFGSEIAKHERIIEQQQGAIEGFEQEADSLREQAELLYAEYGLVDEILSTIQNARQQDRPWDEIRERFEEGADRGIEAAEAVVDVDGSEGTVTVDIDGERISLVTQQGVEQNADRLYTEAKRVEEKKEGALAAIENTRDDLEDAKRRRDEWEADDGESADEDESDEEGEDTQRDWLAEPSVPIRENEPWFDRFRWFKTSDDFLVIGGRNADQNEELVKKYLEPGDTVLHTQAHGAPVTVLKATDPSEASSSDIDLPESSIEEAARFAVSYSSVWKDGRYAGDVYAVDSDQVTKTPESGEYLEKGGFAIRGDRTYYRDTPVDVAVGIQCEPYTRVIGGPSSAIEDRAVTTIELEPGRYAQADTAKRLYRTFRERFEDETFVRKIASPDRIQHFMPPGGSRISEE, from the coding sequence ATGGATCCAAAGCGGGAACTCACCAGCGTCGACCTCGCCGCCCTCGTCGGGGAACTCGGGGCCTACGAGGGGGCGAAGCTGGACAAGGCCTATCTCTACGGCGACGACCTCGTCCGACTCAAGATGCGGGACTTCGACCGCGGTCGCACGGAACTGATCATCGAGGTCGGCGAGACCAAGCGGGCCCACACGGTCGCCCCCGAGCGCGTTCCCGACGCTCCCGGCCGCCCGCCCCAGTTCGCGATGATGCTCCGCAACCGCCTCTCCGGGGCCGACTTCGCCGGCGTCGAGCAGTACGAGTTCGACCGCATCCTCGAGTTCGTCTTCGAACGCGACGACGGCACGACCCGGATCATCGTCGAACTGTTCGGACAGGGCAACATCGCCGTCACCGACGGCGAGTACGAAGTGATCGACTGCCTCGAGACCGTCCGGCTCAAGTCCCGCACCGTCGTTCCGGGATCGCGCTACGAGTTCCCCGACTCCCGGACGAACCCGCTGACGATTTCCCGCGAGGCGTTCGATCACGAGATGAACGACTCCGATACGGACGTCGTCCGGACGCTGGCGACGCAACTCAACTTCGGTGGCTTCTACGCCGAGGAGCTGTGTACCCGTGCCGGCGTCGAGAAGGGACTGGACATTCCGGACGCCGACGAGGACGTCTACGATCGGCTCTACGAAGCGATCGAACGGCTCGCGCTCGACATCCGGAACGGCAACTTCGACCCGCGACTTTACCTCGAGGGCGGTGACGAAGACGACGAGGACGCCGAGAACGGACCGGACGGCAACGTCGACGACGCCGCGACTGGTGACGCCGATGCCACCGACGCACACGTCGTCGACGTGACCCCGTTCCCGCTCGAGGAGCGTTCGGGACTCGCCGCGGAACCGTATGATTCGTTCCTGAGCGCGCTGGACGACTACTTCTTCCGGCTCGAGCTGGACGACGAGGAGGAGCCGGACCCGACCGACCAACGGCCGGATTTCGGGTCGGAGATTGCCAAACACGAGCGGATCATCGAGCAACAGCAGGGGGCGATCGAGGGATTCGAGCAGGAGGCCGACTCACTGCGCGAGCAGGCCGAATTGCTCTACGCCGAGTACGGGCTGGTCGACGAGATCCTCTCGACGATCCAGAACGCCCGGCAGCAGGATCGCCCGTGGGACGAGATCAGGGAGCGATTCGAGGAGGGAGCCGACCGCGGTATCGAGGCCGCCGAGGCGGTCGTCGACGTCGACGGCAGCGAGGGGACGGTCACCGTCGATATCGACGGTGAGCGGATCAGTCTCGTCACGCAGCAGGGCGTCGAACAGAACGCCGACCGGCTCTACACCGAGGCCAAGCGCGTCGAGGAGAAAAAGGAGGGCGCGCTGGCGGCTATCGAGAACACCCGCGATGACCTCGAGGACGCCAAGCGCCGCCGTGACGAGTGGGAAGCCGACGACGGCGAGAGTGCGGACGAAGACGAGTCCGACGAGGAGGGCGAGGACACCCAACGCGACTGGCTCGCGGAGCCGTCGGTCCCGATCCGCGAGAACGAACCGTGGTTCGATCGCTTCCGCTGGTTCAAGACGAGCGACGATTTCCTCGTGATCGGCGGGCGCAACGCCGACCAGAACGAGGAACTCGTCAAGAAGTATCTCGAGCCGGGCGACACAGTCTTGCACACGCAGGCCCACGGCGCCCCCGTCACCGTGCTGAAGGCGACCGATCCCAGCGAGGCCTCCTCGAGCGATATCGACCTCCCCGAGTCGAGCATCGAGGAGGCCGCCCGGTTCGCCGTCTCCTACTCGTCGGTCTGGAAGGACGGCCGCTACGCGGGCGACGTCTACGCCGTCGACTCCGATCAGGTCACGAAAACTCCCGAGAGCGGCGAGTACCTCGAGAAGGGCGGGTTTGCGATCCGCGGCGACCGGACATACTACCGCGATACGCCGGTCGACGTGGCGGTCGGCATTCAGTGCGAGCCGTACACGCGAGTGATCGGCGGGCCGTCGTCGGCCATCGAGGACCGGGCGGTGACGACGATCGAACTCGAGCCCGGCCGGTACGCACAGGCCGACACGGCAAAGCGGCTCTACCGCACGTTCCGGGAACGGTTCGAGGACGAGACGTTCGTCCGCAAAATCGCGAGCCCCGACCGGATCCAGCACTTCATGCCGCCGGGCGGCAGTCGGATTAGCGAGGAGTAA
- a CDS encoding IS5 family transposase encodes MKREEEFVSSKLARFTDRVVSLAQKAVVGEPDPAFEEGENGYADWVIVAIHGLREYLDHTYRRLLDVLHEMHGIVEKLGLAVAELPDFTTVCTRKQDLKMRIWRVLLRLSAELHDLGDVQAIDATGMDRIAASQHYAKRTNYTFEAVKTTLLSDCKTGVILDIHCSMKQPHDSKIGWQMVKRNLDKLNILTADKGYDWWLLRQRLRAEGVKPVIKHREFGWHGIANNLLQDDTIYHQRSNAESIFFALRRKYGEIVRARTWFGQFRELVLKCAVRNIELSVSHSQP; translated from the coding sequence GTGAAGCGGGAAGAGGAGTTTGTGTCCAGCAAACTCGCCCGCTTCACTGATCGGGTTGTGTCGCTTGCTCAAAAAGCCGTCGTCGGCGAGCCGGATCCAGCGTTCGAAGAAGGTGAAAATGGCTACGCAGACTGGGTGATCGTGGCAATTCACGGCCTCCGCGAGTACCTTGATCACACGTATCGGCGGCTGCTGGACGTGCTTCACGAGATGCATGGAATTGTTGAGAAACTCGGTCTAGCGGTGGCTGAACTGCCTGATTTCACGACCGTGTGTACGCGCAAGCAGGATCTTAAAATGCGAATCTGGCGCGTCCTGCTGCGGTTGTCGGCGGAGTTGCACGATCTCGGCGATGTCCAGGCGATTGACGCAACCGGCATGGACCGGATAGCTGCCAGCCAACACTACGCAAAACGCACGAATTACACGTTCGAGGCGGTGAAAACGACGCTCCTCAGTGATTGCAAGACTGGTGTGATCCTCGATATACATTGTTCGATGAAACAACCGCATGATTCGAAAATCGGTTGGCAGATGGTCAAACGGAACCTCGACAAACTGAACATTCTTACAGCCGACAAAGGCTACGACTGGTGGCTGCTTCGCCAAAGATTACGAGCTGAAGGCGTCAAACCGGTGATCAAGCACCGCGAATTTGGCTGGCACGGCATCGCTAACAACCTTCTGCAAGATGATACGATCTACCATCAACGCTCGAACGCAGAATCCATATTTTTCGCGTTACGCCGAAAATACGGCGAGATCGTTCGCGCTCGAACGTGGTTTGGTCAGTTCCGCGAACTCGTGCTGAAATGCGCTGTCAGAAACATCGAACTCAGCGTCAGCCACTCACAACCGTGA